The following coding sequences are from one Haploplasma axanthum window:
- the mnmG gene encoding tRNA uridine-5-carboxymethylaminomethyl(34) synthesis enzyme MnmG, whose protein sequence is MIYDSIVVGGGHAGVEAALALAKMNKRTLLVTGNLDKVASLPCNPSIGGPAKGIVVREIDALGGLQGKASDEGQIQIKMLNASKGPAVRALRAQLDKVEYPKIVLRHLMESENLDLLEALVDRLIIEDNVVKGVLLEDGKKIYSKTVVITTGTYLRSTVLIGHEKTSSGPNGDPTTKGISSQLRELGFEIVRLKTGTPPRLAKDSVDLTKMTVQPGDKEKYTFSYSDDYNENAPKENCYLLHTTLKTHELINQNLEKSAMYGGVVEGVGPRYCPSIEDKVVRFSDKERHQIFLEPESIHLDEWYVQGLSTSLPRDVQHEILKTIPGLEDAVIVRYAYAIEYDAINPLQLKPSLETKIVENLFCAGQINGTSGYEEAAGQGIMAGINAALKVDEKEPFVLKRHEAYIGVLIDDLVTKGTKEPYRLLTSRAEHRLLLRNDNADLRLTEHGYKLGMIDEETFEKFNIRKANVSKLIEEVKAFYVYPTQENLDYLEGRQSAKIYEKVSLHDLLKRPEIDKDDIKHYLGNEYSEDVYEQVEIQIKYDGYIVKALREVEKMLKLENKQISQNVKYTEIPNLSNEAREKLEKIRPETLGQASRIIGVNPSDIQILMIYLESRGKSHGF, encoded by the coding sequence ATGATTTATGATAGTATCGTAGTAGGCGGAGGACATGCTGGTGTAGAAGCTGCGCTTGCTTTAGCAAAAATGAATAAAAGAACGTTACTAGTAACAGGCAATCTTGATAAGGTTGCCTCTTTGCCTTGTAACCCATCAATTGGTGGACCAGCTAAGGGAATTGTTGTTAGAGAAATTGATGCACTTGGGGGATTACAAGGAAAAGCAAGTGATGAAGGACAAATCCAAATAAAAATGCTTAATGCATCAAAAGGACCTGCAGTTAGAGCATTAAGAGCACAATTAGATAAAGTTGAATATCCAAAAATTGTTTTAAGACATTTAATGGAAAGTGAAAACTTAGATTTACTTGAAGCATTAGTTGATAGATTAATAATTGAAGATAATGTTGTTAAAGGTGTTTTGTTAGAAGATGGTAAAAAAATCTATTCTAAAACAGTTGTTATTACAACGGGGACATATTTAAGAAGTACAGTACTAATTGGGCATGAAAAAACATCGAGCGGACCGAATGGAGATCCAACTACTAAAGGCATTAGTAGTCAATTAAGGGAACTAGGGTTTGAAATTGTAAGATTAAAAACTGGAACTCCTCCAAGACTAGCTAAAGATTCTGTTGATTTAACAAAAATGACAGTTCAACCAGGTGATAAAGAAAAATATACATTTAGTTATAGTGATGATTATAACGAAAATGCACCAAAGGAAAACTGCTATTTACTTCATACTACTTTAAAAACGCATGAGCTTATTAATCAAAACTTAGAAAAGTCGGCAATGTATGGTGGTGTGGTTGAAGGCGTTGGTCCAAGATATTGCCCATCTATTGAAGATAAGGTTGTAAGATTTAGTGATAAAGAACGTCATCAAATCTTTTTAGAACCTGAAAGTATTCATTTGGATGAATGGTATGTTCAAGGTTTATCAACAAGTTTACCTAGAGATGTTCAACATGAAATTTTAAAAACTATTCCTGGATTAGAAGATGCAGTAATTGTTAGATATGCATATGCAATTGAATATGACGCAATTAATCCTTTGCAACTAAAACCTAGCTTAGAAACTAAAATTGTTGAAAACTTATTTTGTGCAGGTCAAATAAATGGAACAAGTGGTTATGAAGAAGCTGCTGGACAAGGAATAATGGCCGGAATTAATGCCGCATTAAAGGTTGATGAAAAAGAACCGTTTGTTTTAAAGAGACATGAAGCATATATCGGAGTTTTAATTGATGACTTAGTAACTAAAGGAACAAAAGAACCATATCGATTACTAACATCTCGTGCGGAACATCGTTTATTATTAAGAAATGATAATGCTGACTTAAGACTTACTGAACATGGATATAAACTTGGTATGATTGATGAAGAAACGTTTGAAAAATTCAATATAAGAAAAGCAAATGTTTCAAAGTTAATTGAAGAAGTTAAAGCATTTTATGTTTATCCAACACAAGAAAATCTTGATTACTTAGAAGGAAGACAATCAGCAAAGATTTATGAAAAGGTATCTCTTCATGATTTATTAAAGCGACCAGAAATAGACAAAGATGATATAAAACATTATTTGGGTAATGAATATAGTGAAGATGTTTATGAACAAGTTGAAATTCAAATTAAGTATGATGGATATATTGTAAAAGCTTTGCGTGAAGTTGAAAAAATGTTAAAACTTGAAAATAAGCAAATTTCTCAAAATGTAAAATATACTGAAATTCCTAATTTATCTAATGAAGCTAGGGAAAAATTGGAAAAGATAAGACCCGAAACTCTAGGACAAGCCTCAAGAATAATTGGGGTTAATCCATCTGATATTCAAATACTTATGATTTATTTAGAGTCAAGAGGTAAAAGTCATGGATTTTAA
- a CDS encoding FAD:protein FMN transferase, translating into MIKKFVSIITIVSLLFIFTILTPIKTSANELKNEKDFAKYYDSMSTSIAVVVNKENILFSENELDEYFVELFNKYHYLTSNFKIDLTESSIYKKYENLVNVNTINDNPNTKLEISKELYDILIFAENIKQLTDEYFDISIGKIIDKWKWLIELDEKLTNEEFEKFINEVKEIPIIKNGIILETENDKFYITIKDGVKIDLGALAKGYVVQLASNYLTEKGLKYFKVTGSNSSLSYGENPTTNDKYFNVGVTNGNAEIYGRAKMKNSSITTSGDTAQGVEYNGRIYHHIISPKTKMPEDYNRLITLISDDAGYADALTTALFSMDDQVREKWIQENSNIEYLLFKTNGTVINTVSKDIFSTIEGDDDILKTSVKEWLIISGVIIIAFLGFFMISKAFKKSKYQNAYVVYRDKVLAVVHFTEQKVETENNQEGIPEYNNKTYPIINLENKTITILGDYEIDGIRQELVVRYDFEKHSMQIIEEQSPKNICSNLGESTGMELVCVPNNIKISFGNGSPNFDDTI; encoded by the coding sequence ATGATTAAAAAATTCGTAAGTATTATAACAATAGTTTCTTTATTGTTTATATTTACAATATTAACACCAATTAAAACTAGCGCAAATGAGTTAAAAAATGAAAAAGATTTTGCGAAATACTATGACTCAATGTCAACGTCAATTGCTGTTGTTGTGAATAAAGAAAATATTTTGTTTTCTGAAAATGAACTTGATGAGTATTTTGTTGAATTATTTAATAAGTATCATTACTTAACATCAAATTTTAAAATTGATTTAACTGAATCTAGTATTTATAAAAAATATGAAAATTTAGTTAATGTTAATACAATCAATGATAATCCGAATACAAAATTAGAGATTAGTAAAGAATTATATGATATACTAATTTTTGCTGAGAACATAAAACAATTAACAGATGAATATTTTGATATCTCAATTGGAAAAATAATTGATAAATGGAAATGGTTGATTGAATTAGATGAGAAATTGACTAATGAAGAATTTGAAAAGTTTATTAATGAAGTAAAAGAAATTCCAATAATAAAAAATGGGATTATCTTAGAAACAGAAAACGATAAATTCTATATTACTATTAAAGATGGAGTTAAAATTGATTTAGGTGCTCTTGCAAAAGGCTATGTTGTGCAATTAGCATCTAATTATTTAACAGAAAAAGGTCTTAAATATTTCAAAGTTACTGGAAGTAATAGTTCACTATCATATGGTGAAAATCCAACAACAAATGATAAATATTTTAATGTTGGAGTTACAAATGGTAACGCTGAAATATATGGAAGAGCTAAAATGAAAAATAGTAGTATTACAACAAGTGGTGATACAGCACAAGGTGTTGAATATAATGGTAGAATATACCATCATATCATTTCACCAAAAACAAAAATGCCTGAAGACTATAACAGACTTATTACTTTGATTAGTGATGATGCTGGGTATGCAGATGCACTTACAACAGCATTATTTTCAATGGATGATCAAGTAAGAGAAAAATGGATTCAAGAAAATAGTAATATAGAATATTTATTGTTTAAGACCAATGGAACAGTTATAAATACCGTATCAAAGGATATCTTTTCAACAATTGAAGGAGATGATGATATTTTGAAAACATCAGTTAAAGAATGGTTAATAATTAGCGGAGTAATCATAATTGCTTTTTTAGGATTTTTTATGATTAGCAAAGCATTTAAAAAATCAAAATATCAAAATGCTTATGTTGTTTATAGAGATAAAGTTTTAGCTGTAGTTCATTTTACTGAACAGAAAGTTGAAACTGAAAATAATCAAGAAGGTATTCCGGAATATAATAACAAAACTTATCCTATTATTAATCTAGAGAATAAAACAATAACTATATTAGGTGACTATGAAATTGATGGTATAAGACAAGAATTAGTAGTTCGTTATGATTTTGAAAAACATAGTATGCAAATAATTGAGGAACAAAGTCCAAAAAACATTTGTAGTAATTTAGGAGAATCAACTGGTATGGAATTAGTTTGTGTTCCTAATAATATAAAAATAAGTTTTGGAAATGGAAGTCCTAATTTTGATGACACCATCTAA
- a CDS encoding thymidine kinase: MYQICNHGYIEVVCGPMFAGKTEELIRRINRLEYAKQKYLIFKPAVDDRYSETAIVSHNKNQKQAINIKNSSEIFDYLENDVEVVVIDEAQFFDEGIVKIADKLADKGIRVIVGGLDRDFKGDPFGPMPQLLAIAEFVTKLTAICSVSGMPATRTQRLINGEPAKYDDPIVLIGATESYEPRSRNNHQVPGKEK, translated from the coding sequence ATGTACCAAATTTGTAATCATGGATATATTGAAGTGGTTTGTGGGCCAATGTTTGCTGGGAAAACTGAAGAATTAATTAGAAGAATAAATCGTTTAGAATATGCTAAACAAAAGTATTTAATTTTTAAGCCTGCAGTTGATGATCGTTATAGTGAAACAGCAATTGTTTCCCATAATAAAAATCAAAAACAAGCAATCAATATAAAAAATAGTTCAGAGATTTTTGATTATTTAGAAAATGATGTCGAAGTAGTCGTAATTGATGAAGCACAATTCTTTGATGAAGGTATAGTGAAGATTGCTGATAAACTAGCAGATAAAGGTATAAGAGTTATCGTAGGAGGATTAGATCGCGATTTTAAAGGTGATCCTTTTGGTCCGATGCCACAATTGCTTGCTATTGCAGAGTTTGTTACAAAACTTACAGCAATATGCTCAGTAAGTGGAATGCCTGCAACAAGAACACAAAGATTGATAAATGGTGAACCAGCAAAATATGACGATCCAATCGTATTAATTGGAGCAACAGAATCATATGAACCAAGATCAAGAAATAATCATCAAGTTCCAGGGAAAGAAAAATGA
- a CDS encoding Rnf-Nqr domain containing protein, whose translation MTYIAIIFSAVFLSNILLSSLVGFPFLGKDVSLRKVLVIGIKTLIISLFTGVIVYPISKFLLEPESWTFLTIIITVLVAANITLGVNALSKKLKVEEEVTNELELFAPFNAVIVVSSLLVATNQTYLGAVANIIGLGLGYILVTLMLFMIKPRLDLPGLPKAFRGIPILLVTLGLIAMVFMGLSGIF comes from the coding sequence ATGACATATATAGCGATTATCTTTTCAGCAGTTTTTTTAAGTAATATATTATTATCTAGTTTAGTAGGGTTTCCATTTTTAGGGAAAGATGTTTCTTTAAGAAAAGTTTTAGTTATTGGAATTAAAACACTTATTATTTCTCTTTTTACAGGAGTAATAGTTTATCCAATTTCTAAATTTTTATTAGAACCAGAAAGTTGGACTTTTCTAACAATTATAATAACAGTGCTTGTTGCAGCAAATATAACACTTGGTGTAAATGCACTATCAAAGAAATTAAAAGTTGAAGAGGAGGTAACAAATGAACTAGAGTTATTTGCTCCATTCAATGCGGTTATCGTAGTTTCTAGTTTATTGGTTGCAACTAATCAAACTTATTTAGGTGCTGTTGCAAATATTATTGGTTTAGGTTTAGGATATATATTAGTTACGTTAATGTTATTTATGATTAAGCCTCGTCTTGATTTACCAGGCTTACCAAAAGCATTTAGAGGGATTCCGATATTATTAGTTACATTAGGATTAATAGCTATGGTATTTATGGGTCTTTCAGGTATATTCTAA
- a CDS encoding DNA alkylation repair protein, with translation MIITNINWNNNSLLELKKYLESQSKKEKIEWTKKIVNTDYKVLAIPTPILNKLAKEMSKTNFKDYLDLKSFDNHEMTVVYGVLIGYLKSFEEFKKYLDILVYKIDNWATCDLIPFKNFLDTNKEELFQLGLYYANKEEPFLKRVGLNVMLSYVKEDEYVDKVYALLDQFSNEEHYYVNMMNAWIVSYLFIFNREKTLNYLENHKLNKFTINKAIQKCRDSFRVTKEDKEMLLKYKVK, from the coding sequence ATGATAATAACTAATATCAATTGGAATAATAATTCGCTTTTAGAGTTAAAAAAATATTTAGAATCACAAAGTAAAAAAGAAAAGATTGAATGGACAAAAAAGATTGTTAATACTGATTATAAAGTTCTTGCTATACCAACACCAATTCTTAATAAACTTGCTAAGGAAATGAGTAAAACTAATTTTAAAGACTACCTTGATTTAAAATCATTTGATAATCATGAAATGACTGTAGTTTATGGAGTTTTAATTGGATATTTAAAGTCTTTTGAAGAATTTAAAAAGTATTTAGATATTTTAGTTTATAAAATTGATAACTGGGCAACTTGTGATTTAATACCATTTAAGAATTTTCTAGATACTAATAAAGAAGAATTATTTCAACTAGGATTATATTATGCAAATAAGGAAGAACCTTTTCTAAAAAGAGTTGGTTTGAATGTTATGCTTTCATATGTTAAAGAAGATGAATATGTTGATAAAGTATATGCTCTTCTAGATCAGTTTAGCAACGAAGAGCATTATTATGTTAATATGATGAATGCATGGATTGTTTCTTATTTGTTTATCTTTAATCGTGAAAAAACGCTAAATTATTTAGAAAATCATAAACTAAATAAATTTACAATTAATAAAGCAATTCAAAAATGTCGTGATAGTTTTAGAGTGACAAAAGAAGATAAAGAAATGCTTTTGAAATATAAGGTTAAATAA
- a CDS encoding Rnf-Nqr domain containing protein: MQLKNKNLLNIFNIKDVNDQSMTLLVLALLPGLFVTKSIEATLIYLLLYAIFIILVTLVFKLIEKIVPNDINWIVVIVSVVGVSAFVAILANAFFVNFAKDYELFIYLFAVSSLPYMLNADNEKKNVGKSLVNSLQSFIGLVIIMLFVSILREVIGTGMIVFGNYSEISFNVNLFSKNAISIINEPLGAIIILGLLLAAIQLGLNKKGERA, from the coding sequence ATGCAATTAAAAAATAAAAACTTATTAAATATTTTTAATATAAAAGACGTTAATGATCAATCAATGACATTATTAGTTTTAGCATTGCTTCCAGGTTTATTTGTTACAAAATCAATTGAAGCAACACTAATTTATTTATTGTTGTATGCTATATTTATAATATTAGTTACGCTAGTATTTAAATTAATTGAGAAAATAGTTCCAAATGATATTAATTGGATTGTAGTAATTGTTTCAGTTGTTGGGGTTTCAGCATTTGTAGCAATTCTTGCTAATGCATTTTTTGTGAATTTTGCTAAAGATTATGAATTGTTTATATATCTATTTGCAGTTAGTTCATTACCATATATGTTAAATGCAGATAATGAAAAGAAAAATGTTGGTAAATCACTAGTTAATTCACTTCAATCATTTATAGGTTTAGTAATTATTATGTTATTTGTTTCAATACTTAGAGAAGTAATTGGAACAGGAATGATTGTATTTGGAAACTATAGTGAAATATCATTTAATGTTAATCTGTTTAGTAAAAACGCAATATCAATCATTAATGAACCTTTAGGCGCAATAATCATTTTAGGATTATTACTAGCAGCAATTCAATTAGGATTAAATAAGAAAGGAGAAAGAGCATGA
- a CDS encoding nucleoside deaminase has protein sequence MDEKQKEFFMNEAYKEALKAYKKDEVPVGAVVVLDGMIIARAHNNREKKQLIEGHAEFLAMKKAAKKIGSWRLEDTSVFVTMEPCPMCGGAMIQSRVKNCYFATYDLKNGVSNSIIEMFELPFNHKVNCEYVDDGGKSSQLLKEFFKKLRRKK, from the coding sequence ATGGATGAAAAACAAAAAGAATTCTTTATGAATGAAGCCTATAAAGAAGCTTTAAAAGCATATAAAAAAGATGAAGTTCCAGTAGGAGCAGTTGTAGTCTTAGATGGAATGATAATTGCTAGGGCTCATAATAATCGAGAAAAGAAGCAATTAATTGAAGGACATGCTGAATTTCTTGCTATGAAAAAAGCAGCAAAAAAGATTGGTTCTTGGAGATTAGAAGATACAAGTGTTTTTGTAACTATGGAACCATGTCCTATGTGTGGTGGAGCAATGATTCAATCAAGGGTTAAGAATTGTTACTTTGCAACTTATGACTTGAAAAATGGTGTTTCAAATAGTATAATAGAAATGTTCGAGTTACCTTTTAATCATAAGGTTAATTGTGAGTATGTAGACGATGGTGGAAAAAGCTCACAATTATTGAAAGAATTTTTTAAAAAATTACGAAGAAAAAAGTAA
- a CDS encoding RnfABCDGE type electron transport complex subunit D gives MQAVVKTSPYIRKATSTKRMMVDVLIALIPVIAFAIYRFKFDFVLRALLASVLAVGLEALAFGLMKEKNETWKERFKKYTVNNVVPPIITALIFLLTLPSNISFYVIIIGVVFAILIGKMIYGGLGKNIFNPAGIGRVFVGLTFASFFVYQGLDDIAGATALSTPYADVLKSYSFLDLFLGNVPGSSGEISALAILIGGAYLIIRRSADYRVILAGLLSFALFMCVAGLGLGYGFNETIKYTLFHILSGGLLFGLVFMATDPITSPYTRPGRLIFGLIIGLLVAAIRLFGSYPEGMVFAIVIANAFVPLIDYKKWTTNIYTKKFIIAYSVSIVVLALIVFAGVGGFAL, from the coding sequence ATGCAAGCAGTAGTAAAAACTAGTCCATATATTAGAAAAGCGACAAGCACTAAGAGAATGATGGTTGATGTTCTAATTGCATTAATTCCAGTTATCGCTTTTGCAATATATCGATTTAAATTTGATTTTGTATTAAGAGCTTTATTGGCGAGTGTCTTAGCAGTTGGATTAGAGGCATTAGCATTTGGCTTAATGAAAGAAAAAAATGAAACATGGAAAGAAAGATTTAAAAAATATACAGTTAATAATGTGGTTCCACCAATTATTACAGCATTAATTTTTTTACTAACACTTCCAAGTAATATATCTTTTTATGTGATTATTATTGGTGTTGTGTTTGCAATTTTAATTGGAAAAATGATTTATGGTGGACTAGGTAAAAATATATTTAACCCAGCAGGTATTGGAAGAGTATTTGTAGGTTTAACATTTGCAAGTTTCTTTGTATACCAAGGATTAGATGATATAGCTGGAGCAACAGCATTATCAACACCATATGCTGATGTTTTAAAGTCATATTCATTCCTTGATTTATTTTTAGGAAATGTTCCAGGTTCATCAGGTGAAATAAGTGCTTTAGCAATTTTAATTGGGGGAGCTTATTTAATTATTAGAAGATCTGCAGATTATCGTGTTATATTGGCAGGGTTATTAAGTTTTGCCTTATTTATGTGTGTTGCTGGATTAGGTTTAGGATATGGATTTAATGAAACAATCAAATATACATTATTCCATATATTATCAGGTGGTTTATTATTTGGACTAGTATTTATGGCAACTGATCCAATAACATCACCATATACAAGACCAGGAAGATTAATATTTGGACTTATAATTGGACTACTTGTTGCAGCTATTCGTTTGTTCGGATCATATCCAGAAGGAATGGTATTTGCAATTGTTATCGCAAATGCATTTGTTCCGTTAATTGATTATAAAAAATGGACAACAAATATTTATACTAAAAAATTTATTATCGCATATTCAGTTAGTATTGTGGTTCTAGCCTTAATAGTATTTGCTGGGGTTGGAGGTTTTGCACTATGA
- a CDS encoding Gx transporter family protein, with the protein MTPSKKKSSIKKMVLLANLTAAAIILSIIESGLQIIPVPGAKLGLANLITLVVLYLYSYKEALLVTLLRIFLTALLSGGLGPTFYMGLAGGVLAITVMAVTKQVKLGVSLVSLLGSISHQVGQIIVGIYVLGSDKIVYYLFLMIPIGIVTGLINGIIAEKFLLNIRNKQDNNE; encoded by the coding sequence ATGACACCATCTAAGAAAAAAAGTAGTATAAAAAAAATGGTTTTATTAGCTAATTTAACAGCTGCAGCGATAATCCTTAGTATTATCGAATCTGGTTTACAAATAATTCCGGTGCCAGGGGCAAAACTTGGATTAGCTAACCTAATAACACTTGTTGTTTTGTATTTATATTCATATAAAGAAGCATTACTAGTAACTTTATTAAGAATATTTTTAACTGCACTGTTATCTGGAGGGCTTGGACCGACTTTTTATATGGGACTTGCAGGTGGAGTATTAGCAATAACCGTAATGGCTGTAACAAAACAAGTTAAACTTGGGGTTAGCCTTGTAAGTTTATTAGGCTCTATATCTCATCAAGTTGGTCAGATTATTGTTGGTATTTATGTTTTAGGATCGGATAAAATAGTTTATTATTTATTTTTAATGATTCCAATTGGAATTGTAACAGGACTTATTAATGGAATAATCGCTGAAAAGTTTTTACTTAATATTAGGAACAAACAAGATAATAATGAATAA
- the rpmE gene encoding 50S ribosomal protein L31 — MKTSIQPEYKIAKVTCSTCGEEFELGSTLGEIKVDTCSKCHPYYTGQQTFIQAQGRVDRFNRRYGLNKDKSEKK; from the coding sequence ATGAAAACAAGTATACAACCAGAATATAAAATAGCAAAAGTTACATGTTCTACATGTGGGGAAGAATTTGAACTTGGATCAACATTAGGAGAAATCAAAGTTGATACATGCTCAAAATGTCATCCATATTACACAGGACAACAAACTTTTATTCAAGCACAAGGACGTGTTGATAGATTCAATCGTCGTTATGGACTTAATAAAGATAAATCAGAAAAAAAATAA
- the tkt gene encoding transketolase: MIQEKAINAIRFLGVDAINEANSGHPGIVLGAAPMAEALFANHVRVDVKAPHWINRDRFILSAGHGSAMLYAINHLIGYNITIENLKNFRKIGNTPGHPEYGHTEGVETTSGPLGQGISNAVGMAIAEAHLSARFNKPGFNVVDHFTYTIVGDGDLQEGVALEAISLAGHLGLGKLIVLFDSNDIQLDGPVSLAYSEKHRGKFEAQNWHYTFIEDGMNADAINKAIIEAKKVTDKPSIIEIKTTIGFGATKAGTSSVHGSPLGADVANLRKNLNWNNEPFVIDQDVYDFYHENVTKRGLNAHQEWNKLYAEYSEKYPEDAKLFETFIKNDLKIELNEFDKLDQTKPSATRNVSGNVLSVLSSKYLNLIGGSADLTSSTKAKGADGNFEANNHLGRNINYGVREHAMGAIANGITLHGGLKSFTGAFFVFSDYMKPAIRLAAIMNIPTIFVFSHDSIAVGEDGPTHQPIEQLVGLRAIPNLNVIRPADTNETVAAWKIAVESKNTPTTIILTRQNVENYPTTNYDGVTKGAYIVGKENEKLDGVLLAAGSEVELAMKTKELLLKENIDVRVVSMPSSFLFDKQSEEYKNNVLPKGVKTVAIEMASPMSWYKYTPNVYGIETFGLSDNGDKVVEVMGFTPNKVKEFYKNLK; encoded by the coding sequence ATGATACAAGAAAAAGCAATTAATGCAATTAGATTTTTGGGAGTAGACGCTATTAATGAAGCTAATAGTGGACATCCTGGAATCGTATTAGGTGCTGCACCAATGGCAGAAGCTCTTTTTGCAAATCACGTAAGAGTAGATGTTAAAGCACCACATTGGATAAATCGTGATCGTTTTATTTTATCAGCTGGACATGGTTCGGCAATGTTATATGCAATTAACCATTTAATTGGTTATAATATAACAATTGAAAATCTAAAAAACTTTAGAAAAATCGGTAATACTCCCGGACATCCTGAGTATGGGCATACTGAAGGGGTTGAAACAACTTCAGGCCCACTTGGACAAGGAATTTCAAATGCTGTAGGTATGGCAATTGCTGAAGCGCATTTAAGTGCTAGATTTAATAAACCAGGATTCAACGTTGTTGATCATTTTACATATACAATTGTTGGAGATGGTGATTTACAAGAAGGTGTTGCCTTAGAAGCAATCAGTTTAGCTGGTCATTTAGGATTGGGAAAATTAATCGTATTATTTGATTCTAATGATATTCAGTTAGATGGACCAGTTAGCTTGGCTTATAGTGAAAAACATAGAGGTAAATTTGAAGCACAAAACTGGCATTATACATTTATTGAAGACGGAATGAATGCTGATGCTATAAATAAAGCAATTATTGAAGCTAAAAAAGTGACTGATAAACCATCAATTATTGAAATAAAAACAACAATTGGTTTTGGTGCTACAAAAGCAGGAACAAGTTCAGTTCATGGATCACCACTGGGTGCTGATGTTGCTAATTTGAGAAAAAATTTAAATTGGAATAATGAACCATTTGTAATAGATCAAGATGTTTATGATTTTTATCATGAAAATGTTACAAAAAGAGGTTTAAATGCTCATCAAGAATGGAATAAATTATATGCAGAATATAGTGAAAAATATCCAGAAGATGCAAAACTTTTTGAAACATTTATTAAGAATGATTTAAAAATAGAGTTAAATGAATTTGATAAATTAGATCAAACGAAACCATCAGCAACAAGAAATGTTAGTGGGAATGTTTTAAGTGTTTTATCAAGTAAATATTTAAATTTAATTGGTGGATCTGCAGATTTAACATCATCAACTAAAGCAAAAGGTGCTGATGGAAACTTTGAAGCAAATAATCACCTAGGAAGAAATATTAATTATGGTGTTAGAGAACATGCTATGGGTGCGATTGCTAATGGAATAACATTACATGGTGGATTAAAATCATTCACTGGAGCTTTCTTTGTCTTTAGTGATTATATGAAACCAGCAATTAGATTAGCGGCAATTATGAATATTCCAACAATTTTTGTGTTCTCACATGATAGTATTGCTGTTGGTGAAGATGGACCAACGCATCAACCAATTGAACAATTAGTTGGACTTCGTGCAATACCTAATTTAAATGTTATTAGACCGGCAGACACTAATGAAACTGTTGCTGCATGGAAAATTGCTGTCGAATCTAAAAATACTCCAACAACAATTATTTTAACAAGACAAAATGTTGAAAACTATCCAACAACAAACTATGACGGTGTAACTAAAGGTGCATATATTGTTGGAAAAGAAAATGAAAAACTTGACGGGGTTTTACTTGCTGCTGGGTCAGAAGTAGAACTTGCAATGAAAACTAAAGAATTATTATTGAAAGAGAATATTGATGTAAGAGTAGTATCGATGCCTTCATCATTCTTATTTGATAAACAATCAGAAGAATATAAAAATAATGTATTACCAAAAGGTGTTAAAACTGTTGCTATTGAAATGGCAAGTCCAATGTCATGGTATAAATATACACCAAACGTTTATGGAATTGAAACATTTGGTTTAAGTGATAATGGTGATAAAGTTGTTGAGGTAATGGGATTCACGCCAAATAAAGTGAAAGAATTTTATAAAAACTTAAAATAA